A genome region from Pseudanabaena sp. Chao 1811 includes the following:
- the tatA gene encoding twin-arginine translocase TatA/TatE family subunit — MFGIGWPELVVISLVGVAIFGAKRIPEIGRSVGQALRGFQDEMKGQGEDDSIKTQDKES; from the coding sequence ATGTTTGGAATTGGCTGGCCAGAGTTAGTTGTAATTTCGCTTGTGGGTGTGGCAATTTTCGGAGCCAAGCGCATCCCTGAGATCGGGCGTAGTGTGGGGCAAGCTTTGAGAGGATTTCAAGATGAGATGAAGGGACAAGGTGAAGATGATTCCATCAAAACTCAAGATAAAGAGAGTTAA
- a CDS encoding TerB family tellurite resistance protein: MTLQELPPPISPRQMDILRAVAAMAWADGKLEPDEIRLMLDEFAMLFAKSESEHNSLKSRLREYLGQNIPLEEVVPHIKSIEDRKLTLRLGYQVIQASRRSPNEPRVNLDEAAAYQRLVRILDLPSDMVADIEASIVPPEESQSNGIIKALALRLHKLLNS; this comes from the coding sequence ATGACACTTCAAGAACTCCCCCCTCCGATTAGTCCCCGTCAGATGGATATTCTTCGTGCAGTTGCGGCAATGGCTTGGGCTGATGGCAAGCTGGAACCTGACGAAATTCGTCTTATGCTGGATGAGTTTGCGATGTTATTTGCCAAGAGTGAGTCAGAGCACAATTCCCTAAAAAGTCGTCTTAGAGAATACTTAGGGCAAAATATTCCTCTAGAGGAAGTTGTCCCACATATCAAAAGTATTGAAGATCGCAAACTTACTCTGAGACTTGGGTATCAGGTTATTCAAGCTAGTAGGCGTAGTCCTAACGAGCCAAGAGTAAATCTTGATGAAGCAGCAGCTTACCAAAGACTGGTTAGAATCCTTGATTTGCCATCGGATATGGTTGCTGATATCGAAGCATCGATTGTTCCTCCAGAGGAGTCTCAGTCCAATGGAATTATCAAAGCGTTAGCATTAAGACTACATAAGCTACTGAATAGCTAA
- the tsaE gene encoding tRNA (adenosine(37)-N6)-threonylcarbamoyltransferase complex ATPase subunit type 1 TsaE has protein sequence MPETITIEVYADNLHATQAIATQLAQLVHAGTIILLEGNLGSGKTTFMQAFGYALGINTTIASPTFTLIDEYIEGRLPLYHIDLYRLEPSQVPSLYLEEYWRGEDFPLGVVAIEWASKLPSIPAEHLKINLSVPIQSSCNKNEDLNLSQADITLDEDFIDDLPSDRLIQLIGQGKAYVELLKQFHPV, from the coding sequence ATGCCTGAGACCATAACGATTGAGGTTTATGCAGATAATCTTCATGCTACCCAAGCGATCGCAACTCAACTTGCTCAATTAGTTCATGCAGGTACAATTATTTTGCTGGAAGGCAATCTTGGTAGTGGCAAAACTACCTTTATGCAAGCTTTTGGTTATGCGCTTGGTATTAACACTACGATTGCTAGCCCCACGTTTACCCTTATTGATGAATATATCGAAGGTCGTCTGCCGCTTTACCATATTGATCTCTACCGACTAGAGCCATCTCAAGTTCCTAGCCTATATTTAGAAGAATATTGGCGAGGTGAAGATTTTCCTCTCGGTGTAGTGGCAATTGAATGGGCAAGTAAATTGCCCAGCATTCCCGCCGAGCATCTCAAGATCAATCTTTCAGTACCAATACAATCATCCTGTAACAAAAATGAAGATCTCAATCTATCTCAAGCGGATATCACTTTAGATGAAGATTTTATAGATGATTTGCCGAGCGATCGCCTAATTCAACTAATCGGACAAGGTAAAGCCTATGTTGAGCTTCTTAAACAATTCCACCCTGTGTAA
- a CDS encoding Crp/Fnr family transcriptional regulator: MSAPFFMGLPDEAVIRATAHMVTRTHPADQVILLENDWGNSVYFILSGWAKIRTYNLDGKEITLNILGFGEMFGEMAPLDQVPRSTDVITLTPTTIGSLPASDFVHLIETEPTAGIHLARLMAKRLRQVNRRLRLREADSTSRVADVLLFLAEGQGTKGTSGMEIPNLPHRELSSLSGLARETVTRVLGKLERKNLIQRIPDRDVLCILNPEGLEALMV; the protein is encoded by the coding sequence ATGTCTGCCCCATTCTTTATGGGGTTGCCTGATGAGGCGGTGATAAGAGCAACCGCTCATATGGTTACGCGCACTCATCCAGCAGATCAGGTGATTTTGCTAGAAAATGACTGGGGTAACTCGGTATATTTTATTTTGAGTGGCTGGGCAAAAATTCGCACCTACAACCTTGACGGGAAAGAAATCACCCTCAACATTCTTGGCTTTGGCGAAATGTTTGGCGAGATGGCTCCCCTCGATCAAGTACCGCGATCGACTGATGTAATTACGTTGACACCAACAACTATTGGTAGCCTTCCTGCTTCTGATTTTGTGCATCTGATTGAAACGGAACCAACCGCAGGTATCCACCTAGCGAGACTAATGGCGAAACGATTACGTCAAGTTAATCGACGGTTACGATTACGTGAAGCAGATAGCACTTCACGAGTTGCTGATGTGCTGCTCTTTTTGGCAGAAGGTCAAGGCACTAAAGGTACTAGTGGTATGGAAATACCTAATTTGCCTCATCGCGAACTGAGTAGTTTAAGTGGTTTGGCTAGGGAAACTGTAACTCGTGTACTTGGTAAGCTAGAGCGTAAAAATTTGATTCAACGTATCCCCGATCGCGATGTTTTATGTATTCTTAACCCTGAAGGCTTGGAAGCTTTGATGGTTTAA